One Zingiber officinale cultivar Zhangliang chromosome 10B, Zo_v1.1, whole genome shotgun sequence genomic window, ATGCGGGGTGAGGGCTTGACATTGGTTGACTACTCTGTAGTGGTCGGAGGTGGAAGGGGTTCGACTGTCGTTGCTAGGGCAGAGAGGGCGCGTCGGGGAGGAGAGGAAAAGGTCatcggtgtgcggctcgggaaggaaagGAAGATCAActgccgacgctagggcagagacACGTTGCTGGTGCCGATCCTTCCTCTCTGTGACGGCTACACTCGGCGAGGGTGGAGGATCGATTTCGAGGAGGGCGAATCCAACCAGGGCAGAAGGTGGCTAGGGCACAAGCAATCGATCGGGAGAGAGGGGGCGCAAGGAAAGGGAAGAAGACAAGAGAGGAGATGGCGGCGCTAGGGCGGTGAGgtgggaagaaggagaagagagcggcgtcgggttgggaaggaagaggaggtcgCTGTTCGGCGGGGAGAAGAACTCGGGctcggtgaaaagaaagaaaaaaaataagaaaaggaaataaattaaaGAACTTAGATTTTCCTTTATTAAAGTCTAGATTacttccttaatcaactcccatatTTGGATATTTCTAAACAAACTTTTCCCATGCCTATTAATTTATCCCCACAAATTACCTTATTTGAACttcgaaaaattttcaaattttttttaaaaattccattaaAACTATTCCTCAAATAAtcctattaattaattattattttattcaataTTTTACATAAATGATTACTCtaataaattttagaattaattccCCGTTGAGTGTAAAATATTTCATTAAGTGTGTATcctcttctatatatatatatatatatatatatatatatatatatatactaagatAAATATTCACCATAATTTACTCTTCTGAGAATTTGAGATCGGGAACGTGAGATTGTTAAAGTGACGGCTTCATGTTTTTTACTCCAATAGTACTCCTCATTTCATTTATCTGATTTTCATATATTATTTGAATATCTAGATAATACAAATAAAGTTCATACTCATGATATAGTTTCCCAAAGTGGCTAATGCGGGATTTACCTTCTCACAATTGGCACCGACCTGGAGGGTAGATTCCACCTTCTGCTACCACACTCATTATATAGTTATTGAAAGGCAAGTGCTATGCACTGGATTCTCAAATCTCACGCTGAGCAGTTTTTGCAGAGTTTAAATCACCGGCGATGTTGGAGGGCCGTGCCCGGCTCTATTTTACATGATGACCGGTGCTTGAGCCAggcgaaaacaaaaaaaaatgtttcaTCAAAGTGTTCTTTTTGAATTCATAAATCCATGATTTCTTTGTCCCCTTGCAGCCCTGCCTTGTCAAAGAGCAGAGACATTGTTGGACTGCATAGTGAGGACCGAAGCAAATTAATTTAATGTTAGGAAGCTGTTGTTTTGTTCTACTTGGCGCCCGCCGGCACGCGATCTCTTCATAGCCTTGACAAGCTCGCCATCTCCTTTCTCTCGAAATTTCTATCTACAAGCGGAGAAGGTGAAGAACATAATCAAGAGACAAACAAGGTGAGAAAGACATGGCTGCAGGCAGCAGGTTCGAGGCCAATCCTTTTACCGACGACGACATTAATCCCTTCTCTGTGAGTCACCGGCACAAATCCTTTGTTCTCTTCGTTGCATGCTCGATGTGCATGTTCTTGCTAACTAGTTTCAGTGAACAAGTTGTTGAGCCCCAATCTGAATGTTTAATGATTAATGAAAATGCTCTTGCGTGGTAGCAACCTGCAGGAAGAGTATACAATGATGGTGGCGCAACTATTAATATTCCTCTCCATACAGAAAAGGTATATGCATACTAGCTTGTTGTTTATCATCTCATCATAACCTTGACCATGGCCTCAAAACAAATAAAGATTCATTTTCTCACAAATTTCTTGTCAGGAGATAAAGAGGAAGGAGATAGAGTTGCAAACCAGAGAAACAGAACTAAACAGAAGGGAAGAGGTACTCATGGATTAGTGTTGCAATGCATGTCTAGTTACATTAGATAACATCCTttcaaattattctaaaactaTGGGTTTCTTCTGGATTTAGGAATCTTAAACAACATTCTTTCAAGTTTTATGCAGTCCAAGCACGTTTATTATTTTGACCATCATTTTCTTTGATGTTCCATAGACATTAAAACGAAGAGAAGAAGCCATAGCAAGGGGTACTGCTCTGTGGATTTTTCAAGAACCATTGGATTTGTTGCTGGAAATACTTTTCCAATAATGTTGATACTGAAATCGATCTTCTTTACTCCTAAACTTTTGCAGAAGTTTTCATAGAAGATAAAAATTGGCCCCCATTCTTCCCCATCATTCACCATGACATTGCAAATGAAATCCCCATTCATTCGCAAAGGCTGCTATATGTTGCTTTCGCATCACTTTTGGGTTCGTTTAATCTAGCCTCATTCATTATCATATGTTTCATGAAGTCATGAACCTAAGTAGAACATCCCTTATACTGAACAATATACATACAAATTGTTTTTACTTCAAATTTGCCTTTTTGAACGTTATGTAGGATTGACATTATGCCTTACTTGGAATGTGATATCCACACTTACAGCTTGGCTCAAGGGTGAAGGTTGGTTTGCCAATTTATGGCATGAAGGCATACTCCTTATAATTCATTGCAGTAGCAAAAAGATATGACGGATAACATTGTTTGAATTTCTGATAGGTATTAAGATCTGGTTCCTTGCAATTATATACTTGGTTTCTGGTGTCCCAGGAGCATATTGGCTATGGTATCGTCCCCTGTATCGCGCGATGAGGTAAGAATTCTTATTTCAAAGATCTTTTAAGCAAAAATCTCAAGCATCCTGCTTCATGCCGAGTTATCTGATTTCTTTTCCACATGTTCTAGGATTGACAGTGCTCTGAGCTTTGGATGGTTCTTCATTTTCTATCTGGTGTGGAAGTTTACTTGCGCAGTCTGCATAAGCTATTCACTATTCAGTggcattttccttatttttttttccattgacAAGTATCTGCAGATCATTTATGTATCTCTCATGTGTGGCAGATTCATCTAGCCTTTTGCATCTACTCCGCTGTTGCTCCTCCTTTTCCTTTCAAAGGAAAATCTTTGACGTAAGAGTCAACATATTCTTTGTAAACAAGAAACAAAAAAATCCCTAATGTATCTTAATTGTTGTTTAATTGAACTCCACCCAGTGGTTTTCTTCCAGCCATGGATGTTATTGGAGGCAATGCCATAGTTGGGGTAAAGTATATCAGACAAGTAAATTGCAGATATTATGTACTAGAAAAGAAACTACTGATTGTTTCTTCATTGATTTCAGATATTCTATTTTATTGGGTTTGGTTTCTTCTGCCTCGAGTCACTTATCAGCCTTTGGGTCATTCAGGTAATGTGTCTTTCTTAGATCTGCATCATCTAATGCTAGAAATCACTGAATTCTCCAATGTTGCAGCTCAAAACGAGGGCAGGACTGATCGGTTTGTTTCACTTGTGTTATTGCAGCAAGTATACATGCACTTCAGAAGAAGTGGAAATGGAGAGGCATGAATTTAATCATTTCCCTGAAaccagaaaaaaagaaaaatcaaatccaGCTTAATTGGACTGTAAAATCATTTCCTATGCCGGAAACAATTATCTAAAATCCGTGAGTGTTTGCTGGTATTTAGCACTGTAAAATCTCACTGGATAGTTGGTAATTATTTTTATTCCataatcagaaggtcattgttgactctcttttttttttaatttctttctacGAATTACCAAATAACTAAATCATTatacagttttaaaaaataattaataacaagATGAAGACAATGGAATATAGTCATATTCACTCAAAAACGAGAGATGATTGATTCATACAAGACAGAATTAACAACAAGATCTTGATCAGGTTAGGAAATATATACCATATAATAGACAAACATATAGGAATACTAAGGACTTCATGCTCGGTCATCATGTCCATGTCCTTCCAATCTCATGCACAGGTCTTTCCCCAAAGTTCTCTCCAACCTGAACTTGATGCGAGTCAGAAAAGATCTTTCAATTAACTTCAGATGTATAATTCTCTTTCGACAGATAAAAATCAGGCTTCAATCTGGTCCCCAACAGCTCAAGTAGAACACCATCCTCAGTGACTCCTCTGAAGGCACCCTGCTCTCACTGTGCCTGCTCTCACTTGTAGGGCAACCCTTGCTGCATGGTTTGACCTTCACTTGAGCCGCTGATCCATTAGCGGACAGGTTCCATTTGAGCCCTGAGGAGCTTGGCCTGCTAGCTTGGCTTTTGAGCTCAAGAGCCACCCCAAGCAGAAGAGCTAAGCTAAGCTTGTTTTTGCAACCTATCCTCATGTCTTGAATTCGTGTGGTGCATGAAGAAGAACCACAAGCTTGCACGCTCTTTATATAGAGAACACTAAGCGGCCAAGTGACCGGAAGGAGATTGGGTCTGAACCATAAAGCCAGTGGTTTCTCCATTAAAAACCACTGGCACAGACCATTGTTTCCTTAAGCGATCGACAAGAGCGGTAACCAGTCTTTATCCTGTTTGTTGAATTTGTGGCCCTTGTTTTCTCCTGGGCATTTGTTTTTTCAATACCATTTGGATTGTGGCTAGCTACAATTGAATGGATCTTAAATGCAACGTCTCTTGATTGTCATTTGTAAACTTCATCCCTTTCAGTCCCTATATATAAAAGTTGGCAAGCACTTTTGCTGGCTTGAATTCACCTTACTAGTCTAAGATAGAAATTATGTTAGCCATCTTAAATAGTTGAGAAAGATACGATTTGTTGATGCTGATGTCAATAAAAACAAGAATTGTTATTGTTTTGCATTTGCCACCGACGTGGCGATCCACAGGAGGTGTCACAAGGAGGGTCAAAAAGTCAATGTAACAAGTGAGGTAGCAGTCAAAGTCAAAATTGAGGAGGATAGATACACTGCTCTGGTAATGATCAAGTTGATCGAGAGTGGATAATTCATTTTACCAAGAAAGCTCTTATCATTTCTAAGCATTATCAAGCGGGTTTAGAGTAGAGTCATCGCTCGACATTCAGGTACCCTTTCTAATTTTTGAGAAATCGTGTTATAACTAAGGCATCTTGTTGCTCGGGGGATAAATTACCGAGTCATCAATCAGTAGAATTACTCTATTAACTCGATATGTTATTATGATCTACATTAAATGCCCAACGTCACTTATATTCAGTGTTCATTATAGGCTTATATATATGTGAGAAAGGGGAACAGATAGAAAAAGCAAATTAATAGTCATGTACATTTACTATGTTTTCATCAATCATAGCATcattaaaaatttagaaggagATGAAAGATCTCTTGTAATGAATGAACCAATAATTGACTCATTACTCTCTTGTAAAATATAACCTTATTAATGAGGAAGGTGAAAGGTTTGAGGGAAAAGTGTATAAAAAGATAGCAATAAGCACCTCAAAGGAGCATCATTTCTCTTCTCTAATTTGATTAACCTAGGCATTGCTTCAGTCGCATCAACTCTCTTGCCAATACACCAGAGAGTCCTCCTGGAGAACTTCTGAGCAGGGTCAAATTGGCGTTGTCTGTGAGAATTATATACATGAACCGAGAACTCATGGAAGACACCGGACATACTATTACTCTAACGCAAGCAGAATTGGCTGAGATGGTAACATACTTTGTGAGGGATGCCCTATTGTAGAAACAAGTGGACTAGGCACAACAACCACAAGCAATAACGCCACCGGAGACAGTAAACCTACCTCCGGCCAGAATTATGCCACCTATGCAAGTAGAACAACCCCAATTGTCCAGACCGACGTCCAAAAAAACTGGGGGCATAGGGTTACAACAATCGTGCATCTCGAAGATGTCTGATCGATAGAATCATCAGTTGGGAGTACTCCTCCGCGCAACTCCTCTCGGCCACAGGCACCAACAAAAGGTCGATCGGGAAGTATGGTTATATCTCCTTTCATCCCCAATATTCTGGAAGATTCGTTGCCTGACCATGATAGACCACCTACTATTGGGGAATACAATGGCTCAATGGATCCTAAAGATTATATCTGTAAGTTTGAGAATATGTTGCTGCTACACTAGTATTCAGATGAAGTAAAGTGTAGAGTATTCCTAACTATACTCTCAGGGCCGCCACAAAGATGGTTTTCTAGACTCCCAGTGAATTCCATCCACTTAAATAGGAATTCAAGAATATATTTTTACACCATTTCGCTAGTACTAGGAGGTATCATAAAACCTCCATAAATCTATTTTCCTTGAAGTAGAAGCCAAAGGCGACATTGAAAGACTATATTTAGAGGTCTAATAAGACGACACAAGATGTCCCATCAGCCACCTCGGAGATACTCATGAGTGCATTCTCGTAGAGCCTTCtagaaggagattttttttagATCTCTAGTGAGAAAGCCCCCCGctaattttgatgatttatttggCCGATCAGTCAAATATGTTAACATGGAAGAAGTTCAATTTGCACGAAGAAAAGACCCAGGAATTCCAAACCAGTTGGATATCCAACCCAAATGGAGAGCACCTCCTCTTCCTTTGAAAGCAAAGGAATCTTACCCGTATAAGTACAAGGAACACCGAGCGGAAGGAGCCATTTAGAGTGTAGAGACAACTCTTCTAGCCCCTCATTTGGGTCCTACACCTCCAAAGTAGGAGTGTTTATGCACTTATCATCAGTGTCAGGGACACGCCACTGAAGATTTCTATACCTATAAGAATCACCAGAAAAGAGCTACCGCTCGAACATGGCATAGAAACTCACAGTATGTCTCCTCTTGGTCAAATCAACCCAGTTGGGATAGCAGCCGGTCGACGCTAAGGGAGAAACAAGAATAAGAACCCCCGAAATGACTAAGAGAGGCTTCACAGTCATTTGAAGAGGAGGAACGTAGAAGACAAGAAAAGGGGAAAGCTATCACTCGGGGATCTCTAAAAGGCCTGATCGAGTTAATCTCGGGTGGGCTAACTAATGGAGACTCCAATCGACTGAGAAAAACTCATGGCCGTCGATTGGAGGTTCATGCAGTGGGGCACTAGTCAAGATCAGAGAGTCGACCCTTCTATCAACTTTGTGCCATAAGAACTAGAAGGGATTGAGATGCCACACGAGGATGCTCTAGTAATAGAAgctttaattgcaaattatactGTCAAAAGGATATTTGTGGATACAAGAAGCTTCATGAATATCGTCTTCAAGAAAGTAATCTACTAGATGAAAATCTATGACAAAGATTTCCCACCATTGGCTACACCACAGATCGGGTTCACAGGACACTAAGTGCAACTGCTCGGGATGATCTCTCTTCCTTTATCACTCAAGAATGCCACTCGGGAGCTGGAAAGGACCAAAAGAACACCGTTTATGGTAGTAGACACAATCTCCTCATATAATCTCATCTTAGGGAGGCCAACACTGAATGCTTTCTAAGCAGTCATTTCCACATATCATCAGGAGATCAAGTTTTCGATTGACAATCGGGTAGGTGAAGTGATCGGGTAGGTGAAGTAAGAGGTGATCAACTAGCATCTCGAAAATTCTACGTATATGTTATTCGGCTCGAGTCACGGAAAGCTCGAAGAACCATGGAGACTTTACAAATAGCGTAAGAGTTTCCAATACCTCGAGTAAATAAAGAAGAAAAGCCACTCTGCTTGAAAGGAATAGAACAAGAAGAGATCTACGTACATCCCGAGTGGGAAGATGGGGTTACAAGAATATCTGCTGATCTGGTGCCAGGGTTGAAGTAGTAGCTAATAGACTATTTGAAGAAAAATTatgatgtctttgtctggtcACCAAAAGAGGTTAAAGGTGTTTCTCTCGATCTAATAGTGCATAAGTTAAATCTATTATTAGATTCCTGACCAGTCAAATAGAGGAGGCATTTTAGTGCAGAACATAATCAAATTATCTAAGCAGAGGTTGATCAACTCCTAGAGGTAGGATATGTAAGAGAGGTGCAATTCCTGGCCTAGCTTGCAAATGTAGTATTAGT contains:
- the LOC122028620 gene encoding secretory carrier-associated membrane protein 2-like, with translation MAAGSRFEANPFTDDDINPFSQPAGRVYNDGGATINIPLHTEKEIKRKEIELQTRETELNRREETLKRREEAIAREVFIEDKNWPPFFPIIHHDIANEIPIHSQRLLYVAFASLLGLTLCLTWNVISTLTAWLKGEGIKIWFLAIIYLVSGVPGAYWLWYRPLYRAMRIDSALSFGWFFIFYLIHLAFCIYSAVAPPFPFKGKSLTGFLPAMDVIGGNAIVGVKYIRQVNCRYYVLEKKLLIVSSLISDILFYWVWFLLPRVTYQPLGHSGNVSFLDLHHLMLEITEFSNVAAQNEGRTDRFVSLVLLQQVYMHFRRSGNGEA